The genomic interval GTTTCTGGCTACGAGTTCCTCGGCGTTAGAGACGTCGTTGTGGAAGCCTTCAAGCCCTACGTTGACGAGATTAAGGTTGACAAGCTCGGCAACGTCATAGCCCACAAAAAAGGAAATGGCCCAAAGGTCATGCTGGCGGCACACACGGATCAGATCGGCCTCATGGTGACCCACATCGAGAAGAACGGTTTCCTCCGCGTTGCGCCCGTTGGAGGCGTTGACCCGAGGACGCTCATCGCCCAGCGCTTCAAGGTCTGGATTGGTAAGGAGAAGTTCATCTACGGTGTCGGTGGCTCCGTTCCACCCCACATCCAGAAGCCGGAGGAGAGGAACAAGGCCCCAACCTGGGAGCAGGTCTTCATAGACATAGGCGCGGAGAGCAAGGAAGAGGCAGAGGAGATGGGCGTTAAGGTTGGCACGATAATAACGTGGGACGGCCGCTTAGAGCGCCTTGGGAAGCACAGGCTCGTCAGCATAGCCTTCGACGACAGGATAGCCGTTTACACCCTCGTCAAGGCCGCCCAGGAGCTTGGAGAGACCGATGCAAACATATACTTCGTTGCAACGGTTCAGGAAGAGGTCGGCCTTCGCGGAGCGAGGGTTTCCGCCTTTGGAATAGACCCCGACTACGGCTTTGCCATAGACGTTACCATAGCGGCCGACGTTCCCGGAACGCCGGAGCACAAGCAGGTCACCCAGCTCGGCAAGGGAACCGCGATAAAGATAATGGATCGCTCCGTCATCTGCCACCCGACGATTGTGAGGTGGATGGAGGAATTAGCTAAGAAGCACGAGATTCCGTACCAGTGGGACATCCTCCTCGGTGGAGGAACCGATGCGGGAGCGATACACCTGAACAAGGCCGGCGTTCCGACCGGTGCGATAAGCGTTCCCGCTCGCTATATCCACTCAAACACTGAAGTGGTAGACGAGCGCGACGTCGATGCCGGTGTCAAGCTGATGGTCAAGGTTCTTGAGCACATAAATGAGCTCAGGATTTGATCTCATCCACTTCTTTTTCCAGGAGTTTCTGGGAGGCGGGTTCTTTCTCCCATTTGTAGAGGAAGTAGGCCAGCCCTACGAAAATCCCCGCAACCATAAACGGCCATTTTGAGGG from Thermococcus sp. carries:
- a CDS encoding M42 family metallopeptidase; the encoded protein is MVDYELLKKIVEAPGVSGYEFLGVRDVVVEAFKPYVDEIKVDKLGNVIAHKKGNGPKVMLAAHTDQIGLMVTHIEKNGFLRVAPVGGVDPRTLIAQRFKVWIGKEKFIYGVGGSVPPHIQKPEERNKAPTWEQVFIDIGAESKEEAEEMGVKVGTIITWDGRLERLGKHRLVSIAFDDRIAVYTLVKAAQELGETDANIYFVATVQEEVGLRGARVSAFGIDPDYGFAIDVTIAADVPGTPEHKQVTQLGKGTAIKIMDRSVICHPTIVRWMEELAKKHEIPYQWDILLGGGTDAGAIHLNKAGVPTGAISVPARYIHSNTEVVDERDVDAGVKLMVKVLEHINELRI